Proteins co-encoded in one Fusarium musae strain F31 chromosome 3, whole genome shotgun sequence genomic window:
- a CDS encoding hypothetical protein (BUSCO:EOG09264FXB~EggNog:ENOG41), which translates to MGKKSFRGKNRRGGGGGRGGGNQDRGGWRDYPAIPKENEKLQRFYDTLLQLPEEEKNAYWEALRRELPNSFRFCGSKGHALLVKSLLQTRYIPEIVKIEHQDGRPVEPPQPVPWYPDELAWWMTTPKNVVRKFPPFAAFQKFLVSETSVGNISRQEVVSMIPPMLMDLRPGMTVLDMCAAPGSKAAQLLEMIHQGEEARVRKVLRSYAQEDGLDLGAETTDEIEADLEADPSDAGRATGILVANDSDYKRGHMLVHQLKRLSSPNLLVTNHDATQFPSIRLPAKDGKKPTYLKFDRILADVPCSGDGTLRKNANIWKDWQPGSALGLHLTQIRILVRALQLLKVGGRVVFSTCSMNPVENESVVVSAIERCGGPANVEIVDCSKELPNLKRYPGMKDWKIMDKSARIWSSWKEVEDFAKESADGVIPGRVVETMFPRLEGAECADLPLERCMRVYPHMQDTGGFFITVLEKKSEFKAKNENESKETKPAKTEESAEATPAEKVAEEAPAKETTEVKTESETALAEVEATSAKAEDKQEDVTMTDASPNGSKRPLETEDAQDQPAKKVKTESTEPSAAATPVAQVAQEGSKPRRNGPVEEAFKYLDVSHPTVQSIKEFYHISKRFPDDRYMVRNEMGEPAKAIYYTSALLRDILIENEGRGIKFIHGGVRMYMKQDAPSADVCRWRIQAEGMPILQGYVGEPRVVHLHNKETFRKLLIEMFPRINDGKYERFDEIGERVRDIGMGCAVLRVEPDGTDPDFRERMALPLWKSIHSLNLMLPKEDRSAMLLRIFNDTSPLINIAAQKNQKAVQDAKEAEAGDDTKEEVDVADLPSPEEPATEPVEAEEQKMETA; encoded by the exons ATGGGCAAAAAGAGCTTCAGG GGAAAGAACAGAAGAGGAGGCGGTGGCGGCCGAGGTGGTGGTAACCAGGATAGAGGTGGCTGGAGAGATTATCCTGCCATTCCTAAGGAGAACGAGAAGCTCCAGCGCTTCTATGACACCCTCCTTCAGCtgcctgaggaggagaagaacgCCTACTGGGAGGCTCTCAGACGTGAGCTTCCTAACAGCTTCAGATTCTGCGGCTCTAAAGG TCACGCCCTTCTTGTCAAGAGCCTTCTACAGACCAGATATATCCCCGAGATCGTCAAGATCGAGCATCAAGATGGCCGACCTGTTGAACCTCCCCAGCCTGTGCCCTGGTACCCCGACGAGCTTGCTTGGTGGATGACTACCCCCAAGAACGTCGTTCGCAAGTTCCCTCCCTTCGCCGCATTCCAGAAGTTCCTCGTCTCCGAGACGAGCGTTGGAAACATCAGCCGACAGGAAGTCGTCAGCATGATCCCCCCTATGCTGATGGATCTCCGCCCTGGCATGACCGTACTTGACATGTGTGCTGCTCCTGGAAGCAAGGCGGCGCAACTGCTCGAGATGATTCACCAGGGCGAGGAGGCCCGTGTGCGCAAGGTTCTCCGATCTTATGCTCAGGAAGATGGCCTGGATCTTGGTGCCGAGACCAcagatgagattgaggccgACCTCGAAGCCGACCCCAGCGACGCTGGACGGGCTACTGGAATCCTTGTCGCCAACGATTCCGATTACAAGCGCGGACACATGCTTGTCCATCAGCTCAAGCGACTTTCTTCCCCTAACCTTCTCGTCACGAACCACGATGCTACCCAATTCCCTTCGATCAGGCTCCCTGCtaaggatggcaagaagcCAACCTACCTCAAGTTCGATCGCATCCTAGCTGATGTCCCTTGCTCCGGTGACGGAACTCTGCGAAAGAATGCCAACATCTGGAAGGATTGGCAACCCGGAAGCGCTCTCGGCCTGCACCTCACCCAAATTCGAATTCTGGTCCGcgctctccagcttctcaaggttgGTGGCCGTGTCGTGTTCTCTACCTGCAGTATGAACCCTGTTGAGAACGAGTCTGTGGTTGTCTCAGCCATTGAGCGATGTGGCGGTCCTGCGAATGTTGAGATTGTCGACTGCAGCAAAGAGCTGCCCAACCTGAAGCGATACCCCGGAATGAAGGACTGGAAGATCATGGATAAGAGTGCCCGTATCTGGAGCTCCTGGAAAGAGGTTGAGGACTTTGCCAAGGAGAGCGCCGACGGTGTTATTCCTGGACGAGTCGTTGAGACCATGTTCCCCAGACTTGAGGGTGCTGAATGCGCTGACCTGCCTCTTGAGCGTTGCATGAGAGTCTATCCTCACATGCAAGATACTGgtggcttcttcatcacagtcttggagaagaagtctgAGTTCAAGGCTAAGAACGAGAACGAGTCGAAGGAGACCAAGCCCGCCAAGACTGAGGAATCCGCTGAGGCCACTCCTGCTGAGAAGGTTGCTGAAGAGGCACCTGCCAAGGAGACGACCGAGGTGAAGACTGAATCGGAGACTGCTCTTGCTGAAGTTGAAGCTACATCTGCCAAGGCCGAAGACAAACAGGAGGATGTTACTATGACGGATGCGTCTCCTAACGGTAGCAAACGACCTCTCGAAACTGAGGATGCTCAAGATCAGCCCGCTAAAAAGGTCAAGACTGAGTCTACTGAACCCTCAGCCGCTGCTACTCCTGTTGCCCAAGTGGCACAGGAGGGTAGCAAGCCTCGCCGAAACGGCCCCGTCGAGGAGGCTTTCAAGTATCTGGACGTGTCACACCCCACCGTCCAGAGCATTAAGGAGTTCTATCACATCTCTAAGCGCTTCCCTGACGATCGGTACATGGTCCGAAACGAGATGGGTGAGCCTGCTAAGGCCATCTATTACACCAGCGCACTCCTCCGCGATATCCTTATCGAGAACGAGGGCCGTGGCATCAAGTTCATCCATGGTGGTGTCCGCATGTACATGAAGCAGGACGCCCCCTCCGCTGATGTATGCAGATGGCGTATCCAGGCTGAGGGTATGCCCATCCTCCAGGGTTACGTCGGCGAGCCCCGTGTTGTGCACCTCCACAATAAGGAGACCTTCCgcaagcttctcatcgagATGTTCCCTCGCATCAACGATGGCAAGTACGAGCGCTTCGACGAGATCGGCGAGCGCGTCCGAGATATCGGCATGGGTTGCGCTGTTCTTCGCGTTGAGCCTGACGGCACAGACCCCGACTTTAGAGAGCGTATGGCTCTCCCTCTCTGGAAGAGCATCCACTCCCTTAACCTCATGCTTCCCAAGGAGGATCGATCTGCTATGCTACTACGCATCTTTAACGACACATCCCCACTCATCAATATTGCTGCGCAGAAGAACCAGAAGGCTGTCCAAGACGCCAAGGAGGCcgaggctggtgatgatacCAAGGAGGAAGTGGATGTTGCGGATCTTCCTTCGCCCGAGGAGCCAGCAACGGAGCCAGTAGAGGCTGAGGAACAGAAGATGGAAACGGCTTAA
- a CDS encoding hypothetical protein (EggNog:ENOG41) — MDPDCAICHAPANMACECEAKGLDVAVKQAEDRMMRSIYNEIRSWVRGHAQDYILEYFRLLTDQRKTAHAAHMDRITAHAYHYYHAPPHPTQVAEAQASLKRGIDEDWQASVQRYPEVLEYFFGLVELTLPAEDEPAVKDPPLGSLSNSRKVNRRSGTAPPGASAVVAPPGYRGDPGQMHPQEPPMPRPDRRTPGPQMRRPNFGAIPPPMPGAYNFPPPY, encoded by the exons ATGGATCCTGATTGCGCGATATGCCACGCTCCGGCCAACATGGCATGTGAGTGTGAGGCTAAGGGCCTTGACGTTGCTGTCAAACAAGCCGAGGATCGCATGATGCGGTCGATATACAATGAAATACG TTCTTGGGTCCGAGGACATGCACAAGACTACATACTTGAATACTTCCGCCTCCTAACTGATCAACGAAAAACTGCCCATGCTGCGCATATGGACCGAATTACTGCCCACGCCTATCACTACTACCACGCACCGCCTCATCCGACACAAGTTGCGGAAGCGCAAGCGTCCCTCAAACGCGGCATTGACGAAGACTGGCAAGCGAGCGTACAACGGTATCCTGAAGTTTTGGAATATTTCTTTGGACTTGTTGAACTCACCCTGCCGGCGGAGGATGAACCAGCTGTAAAGGATCCGCCATTGGGCTCGTTATCAAACTCGCGAAAAGTGAATCGTCGAAGCGGTACTGCCCCTCCTGGCGCCTCTGCTGTAGTAGCACCTCCAGGATATCGTGGTGATCCAGGCCAGATGCATCCACAGGAGCCTCCCATGCCCCGACCCGATCGCCGAACTCCCGGCCCTCAAATGAGGCGGCCTAATTTTGGGGCTATCCCGCCGCCAATGCCGGGTGCCTATAATTTCCCTCCTCCATACTAA